One stretch of Plodia interpunctella isolate USDA-ARS_2022_Savannah chromosome 10, ilPloInte3.2, whole genome shotgun sequence DNA includes these proteins:
- the LOC128672924 gene encoding cytochrome c oxidase assembly protein COX11, mitochondrial: MSRLLWSSRCFSNTYKSSIFINSPPFLAPTKALRNVVLIRNAHDQKKNIRSTLNYVIALGVMTVGLSYAAVPLYRIFCQAYSYGGTTSQAEGDTVSKMTAVKDRPIKIRFNADVASSMQWNFKPQQLDITVVPGETALAFYTARNPTNNPVTGISTYNVVPFEAGQYFNKIQCFCFEEQQLNPHEQVDMPVFFYIDPEFMEDPKMEFVDEIVLSYTFFEAKKGMKLPVPSYVK; this comes from the exons aTGAGCCGTTTACTATGGTCGTCTAGATGTTTCTCAAACACATATAAGAGtagcatttttataaattcccCACCGTTTTTAGCACCAACTAAAGCTTTACGAAATGTTGTGCTTATACGGAATGCTCATGACCAGAAAAAGAATATTCGGTCTACTCTTAATTATGTTATTGCCCTTGGAGTTATGACTGTAGGTTTAAGTTATGCTGCAGTACCATTATACAGAATATTTTGTCAG GCATATAGTTATGGTGGAACGACCTCTCAAGCGGAAGGTGATACTGTGAGCAAGATGACAGCCGTGAAGGATAGACCAATCAAAATAAGGTTCAATGCAGACGTTGCCTCCTCCATGCAGTGGAACTTCAAACCCCAACAGCTGGATATTACG GTAGTACCTGGTGAAACAGCACTAGCATTTTACACCGCCCGCAACCCCACAAACAACCCAGTGACGGGGATCAGTACCTACAATGTGGTCCCATTTGAAGCTGGACAATACTTCAACAAGATCCAGTGCTTTTGCTTTGAAGAGCAGCAGCTCAATCCTCATGAGCAA GTGGACATGCCAGTATTTTTCTACATTGATCCTGAGTTTATGGAAGACCCAAAGATGGAATTTGTTGACGAGATAGTTCTGTCCTACACATTCTTTGAGGCTAAGAAAGGCATGAAACTGCCCGTACCATCCTATGTGAAGTAA